GAAACCCATGTCGAAACCGCCGTTCCGGACCTGGACTCCATCCAGGACCTGGACGCCGAAATCAGAATCAAGGCCGAACAGGCCATCGCGGAGGGGACATGGTAACCAGCATTCTCGCGGTGGTGCTCGTCCTGGGCGGCCTGATCTTCTTCCATGAGCTCGGCCACTTTCTCGTGGCCCAGGGCATGGGCATGGGGGTCAGCGTTTTTTCCCTGGGTTTTGGCACCCGCATCGCCGGTTTCAGGCGCGGCAAGACCGATTACCGCGTCTGCGCCTTCCCCCTGGGCGGATATGTGCAACTCGTGGGCGAGAGCCCCGACGCCGACCTGCCCGAAGGTTTCACGACGGCGGAATCCTTTTCCGCCCGCCCCCCCTGGCAACGCATGCTGGTCGTCCTGGCTGGGCCACTCTTCAATTTCCTCCTGGCCTGGATTATTTTCTGGGGGCTGGCCTGGGTCAACGGCGCCCAGGACATGTTGCCGGTCATCGGCCAGGTCACCAACGCCAGCGCGGCCCAGGAAGCGGGGCTTTTGCCCGGTGATCGCGTGTTGGCCGTGGACGGCCAGCCCATTGCCATCTGGGAGGATCTGGTCGAGCGCATCGAAGCCAACCAGGGCGATGCGCTTCACCTGACCATGCTCCGGGAAAATGAACAATTTTCCGTGAACATCACGCCCAAACTCCAGGAAAAGCGCAACCTGTTTGGCGAAATCAAGACCATGCCCATGCTCGGCATCGCTCCCAAGGGGGAATTCTCGACACGCGAGCTGGGCTTCATGGCCGCGTCGTTCCAGGGCGCCAGACAGATCTGGGACGTGACCGGGCTCATGATCATGGGCATCGTCAAATTGGTGGAGCGGGTCATCCCCTGGACCGACATGGGCGGGGTTATCCTCATTTCCGAAATGATCCACAAAGAGGCCCAAAACGGTCTGGCCAGTTTGCTGGCCCTGACCGCCCTGATCAGCATCAACCTCGGCGTGCTCAATCTGCTGCCCATTCCCGTCCTGGACGGCGGGCACATTCTCTTCTTCTTTCTCGAAACCATCACCGGCAAG
This region of Deltaproteobacteria bacterium genomic DNA includes:
- the rseP gene encoding RIP metalloprotease RseP, coding for MVTSILAVVLVLGGLIFFHELGHFLVAQGMGMGVSVFSLGFGTRIAGFRRGKTDYRVCAFPLGGYVQLVGESPDADLPEGFTTAESFSARPPWQRMLVVLAGPLFNFLLAWIIFWGLAWVNGAQDMLPVIGQVTNASAAQEAGLLPGDRVLAVDGQPIAIWEDLVERIEANQGDALHLTMLRENEQFSVNITPKLQEKRNLFGEIKTMPMLGIAPKGEFSTRELGFMAASFQGARQIWDVTGLMIMGIVKLVERVIPWTDMGGVILISEMIHKEAQNGLASLLALTALISINLGVLNLLPIPVLDGGHILFFFLETITGKPLSPRVQQMALKIGMTLLLLLMVFATINDILRHFR